CCACCAGCTCACGAATGGCCGCGGCCCGGAATTGGCGGTCCCGAATCGCTGCCGCGCACAGATGTCGCGTGGCGTCGCCGGTCCGGGGTCCGGCGAGATCTTCGATCGAACTGCGCGGATCGGGCTCCGCCACCGTCACTCCGGCAGAGCGGGTTCCGTTGGGCTGCTGCAAGTTCCATGTGGTATCGGTCGGGCCCTGGTTCGGCATCATGCTGTCGTCTCATTCCGCTGTCGTCTGTGTGCGGGCGGTCCAGCGCACATGCTGATCACCGCCCTGCACCGCGAATGTCGTGCCCTTGTCGTGCGTCCAGTTCGTCTGCTCCAAGGACACGGGCCGGTCCTCCGGCAGCGCATTGCCGACGACGCGCGCGAGTTGGACGAGCGTCTCGCGGGCACGCGGGTCCTGCTGCAGTCGCTCGGCCAGCTCCAGAATCCAGAACCCGACCAGTTCCTGCCGCACCCCGTCGGGCGCGACCGCCTCCCGGACCCGGGCGGCGTTCTCGTCGAGGTGGGCCTCGACAGCCGTCATGCGATCCCGGCTGCCGCGCCGGAACAGCTCGACGACGGCCTGACGCGTCATCGGCCACAGATCCGTGGCCATCGCCTTCACCAAGGCGACGGCGCCTGCCTCCGCCAGAGCGGTCAATTCTGCTTCCACGGCTGATCTTTCAGGACTCGTCGGGGGTATGGATGTGCTGCGTGCCGTTCTGGGTGGCATAGACGACACCGCGTCCGGACGCCCGGTTGACCATCGTCGAGCGTTGCGGTGGTTCGTCGGCGCGGGTGGCCGGCGGCGTGGCGGTGGCATCCGGCGGCGAGACGATCACCGCACCGGACAGATGCAGCCACGCGGGCATCGTGGTCTCCTTCTCGGCCACCGCGACCCGATGGAACGTGCGGGGGTCGATGCCGGGATAGCCGTGCCCGATGGTCTCGTCGTAGAAATGCTGCGACAGCAGCACGGCCACCACCACCGCTTCCGGGGCCTGTGCCAGCGCTTTTCGCACCGGCGCCGCGTCGAGCAACCGCGCGAGCACCACCAGCGACCGACCGGCCGGCTCATCGGACGGCCCGAGATGGACATCACCGGCGTGCAGCGCCATCCGCACCCGGATCCGTTCCACCGTGGCCGCCGTCTCGTTGTGGGCTTCCAGCGCGGCCGAGAGCTCCCGCACCATCGGCTGAATCATGCGGAATTTCGAGGTGTCCGCGGGCACGATGACCCGCATACCGTCGCCCAGATCCTGACGCAGGCACAATGTCCAGTCGATTCCACTGTGCTCCACCGCATCTCGCAATATCTCGAACAGAACCTCCCGGATCCGCAGCAGCGCCGTGTTACCTCGCCCCCCGGAACCCTCGATATCGACTGCCAGCATCGCGCGATATTCCTGCTGTCGATTCATCCGAATCCTCCCGATACTCGGTCGGCTGTTGACGCTGACGGCAGCATCCCCGCCCTGCTGCCGATATCGACTATGGACCTATATTCGTCCGAACATCCCGTCGCAGTAGTGGATTCGGGACGTTGTTCTCGCTCGCTGTAGCGCATGCCGGAGCAGAAGCGCAGACTCTGGTCATGGACAGCGGTACGACGGATACAGCTGAGCAGGAACCGAGAGAAGTCTGGGATTGGCCCGCGTCGAGCCTGCTCGGTGGCCTCGGGAAGTCCGCGCGAAACCAGTTGCTCACCTTGGGGGTTCGGGTGCGATATCCGGGCGACCGCATCCTCGTCCGGCAACAGGAGAACACCACCTTCGTATTGGTACTGCTGGACGGCGTGGTCAAGGCGACCGCGCGCGCCCGCGACGGCCGTGAAGTCCTGCTGGCCGTGCGGATGGGAGGCGATCTGGTGGGCGAATTCGCCGCGATCGATGACCAGCCTCGATCGGCGACGGTCACCACCTGCGGCCCCACGGTCGCCCGGCTGGCCACCCGAGCCGAATTCCTCGGCTGCCTGGAACGCAATCCGCCGATCGCGCTCGCGGTCAACGAGTCGATCGTCGCCAAGTTGCTGGTGGCCAACGAGCGCCGCATCGACTTCACCGGCTGTGACGTCCCGACCCGCCTGGCCCGGGTACTGCACCAGATCGCGATGACCTACGGGGAGGCGGTCGGCGCGGGAGCCGTAATCCGTTGGCCGATAACACAACCGGAGCTCGCCACCTTGTCCGGTGCCGCCGAGCCGTCCGTGCACAAGGCGTTGCGGCGGCTGCGCGAATCCGGTGTCATAGCAACCGGTTACCGGACCATCCGGGTGAAGGATCTGGAGCTGTTGAGCAACATCGCGTTCCGCGAGTGATGCGCAGGGGACAGAAGCAATCGCAGGACGGTATCGCGGCCCGGCGGCTGCGTTAGCGTCGGAGCCGAGGGCCGTGAGGGCGGCCGTATCGCTGCCGGCAGGGGGCTGTGTGACATGGACAGTTGGGATCTCGCCATCGCTCCCGCGAACGAGGACACCGCGGTCGCGGTGGCCGAGGCCGGGCGCCTGAGCTTGCCGGTATTCGATGCGGTCCCGATCGATCGGCCCGGATCCGGCAGCGCGGAGAACCGGATGCACGCGGTCGTCCGGCACGTGGCCACGACGCTGCTCGACAGCCACGGGGGCACCCGGCCGCGCAGTCTGGTGCTGACCCTGCCGGCGTCGACGCCGGCCACCGAGCTGGACTCGCTGCGGACCGTCACCGCGCAGATCGGCCTTCCGCCACCGCTTTTCGTGCCCGATCCGATCGCGGCCGCCCAGCGGTTCCGGGCGGACTACCCGCTGCCCGCCGGTACCGCTGTCCTGGTTCTCGATGTGGGTTACCGGAGCGCGGACAGTGCGATCGTGCGCAACTCCGCCGGGACGCTCGGGATCGCCGGGTCGCCGACGAGCGGTTCGCGTCTCTCCGGCGCGGCGCTCGACCGGGTGTTCGCCGCACTGATTGCCCGAGCCGACGGGAAAGCCGCTCGGCCGCAACTCTTTCCGGCCGAGGGGACCGAACCGGAGCTCGACGCGAAGTGGCGCCGGATGGTCACCCAGGGCCGCGAGCAACTCGTCGCGCGCCCCGCGATCCGCATCGTCGCCGACGAGGCCGGGCACGGGTTCGACATCGCGCACGCCGACTTCGAGTCGGCGTCGGCCGAGGTCCTGGCGGCCGGCATCGAGGACCTGCGTACCACGATCGACCACGCCGGTGTGGGGCATGGCGAACTCGCCGCGGTCTACCTGGTCGGCGCCTCGAGCCACACCCCCGGGCTCGCGAGGCGGATCGGCGAGGCATTCGGCCTGCCGGTCGTCACCGCGGAAAACCCCGGGGCCGCTGTCGTTTCGGGTGCACTGTCCCCGCCGAGGTCCCTACCCGCCGGAGTGCATGTCGGCACCGGTGAATGGGATACCGCCGCCGTCGGACGGGAACTCATCGCGGTCGCCCGCCGACGCACGCTCCCGATGGCCGGCTCGCCGCCGGCCGAGACACCTTTTCCACCTTCGGAATTGCCGTCCGTCTCCACGGAACTCGCGCTGCCGGAGCCGGTTTCGATTGCCGTAGCGCAGCCGCTCGCTGATC
This DNA window, taken from Nocardia sp. BMG111209, encodes the following:
- a CDS encoding Crp/Fnr family transcriptional regulator, which gives rise to MDSGTTDTAEQEPREVWDWPASSLLGGLGKSARNQLLTLGVRVRYPGDRILVRQQENTTFVLVLLDGVVKATARARDGREVLLAVRMGGDLVGEFAAIDDQPRSATVTTCGPTVARLATRAEFLGCLERNPPIALAVNESIVAKLLVANERRIDFTGCDVPTRLARVLHQIAMTYGEAVGAGAVIRWPITQPELATLSGAAEPSVHKALRRLRESGVIATGYRTIRVKDLELLSNIAFRE